CCATTAGGAATTGCTATGCGTGTGCTGCACTCATCAAAGAAGAATATGATAATATCACATTTAGATGACAATCAGTCAATCACCTGGGTTTCCAATGTTGATTGGCCCTGTGTTCTCTCCTTCCATTAGCCGGATAAGTCCATTAACCTTCAAAGTATTGCGGACAAGGGATAAGTTAACATTAGGAGCAAACATAAAAGCAAGAATGACTCTGATAGTTGTTCATTGCCATACCATATCAGAGACATAACAGAAACTGCGAGTCTGTGTCCCAGGAGCTTGAACTGTTAATGGTTCATCCCTTTAAAATGGAGCAAATCACGAATATTTGTATTAGCCATAAAATGCTTGGTGTATTTAGGTGGGATATTAATCAACACAAACAGGTAGATAGCTACATCTGCATATTTTTAGCAGAGTGATGGCACTTGGGAAAGAACTTACCGAAGTGCTTGAGCTATAAAGTTGCTGACAACACGTCCATCATCGATATTCATACGAGGCCCATAAGTATTGAATATCCTAGCAATGCGAATTTCTGTTCCAATACATAGATACAGATGCATCAGAAACATAGAAGCTTTGAAGAACCTGAATAGTATCAAAGAAACAACTAATTACCAATCCCATGCTGTCGGTGGTAGTCAAACATCAATGTCTCTGCCACACGCTTCCCTTCATCATAACAGCTCCGAACTCCTAAACGCAACAAAAGTGACATTGTTAGACACATATGCTTCACGAGATGCTCAAATGTTAACTCGTTAGACCAAAATTGTTGTTTGCTAATCGCTTAAATTCTTTTGTAAAGGAATCTTTTCCTGATCAATGTGATTGAGTGGCCAAAAGAGAACTGATAGTGCAACTTGAATCCTAAACGTTACCAAAACACAATTTTGTATTTTCCTCCAAGTAGGAACAGAAGTAAAAAATGGTGAACAGACATATGAAACAACATGTAATATGCTGCAAATTGCATTATTTTAGCAGACATACAAAACAACATATGATGCAACTTTTCTCGAGTCCCATACATGTATATAATTTACTTAAGCTGGGAAGGACATACCAATTGGGTTGACATTACCCCAATAGCTCTCAGGTTGGGGATGCACAAGAGGGTCACCGTAAACCTCTGAGGTTGACGTGAGCAGAATCCTACATAAAATAACAGAAAATGAGTTAAAGTGAAAGCCAAAAATATGAGATCAAAGAAGCATTTTCAATCTTCTAACCTTGCTCCGGTACGCTTTGCTAAGCCCAACATATTTAGCGTGCCAATGACATTAGTCTTTATGGTCtgtcaaaagaaaaaagaaattaagaaAAACGCATCATAAACAATTTTTCGTACTTCACCATATCTTTCTCCTTGCATGAAAGTAAAAAGTTTGTTTCTTTGAAATACTAGAGATAACACACTCCATCAGATTTTTATACTACCCAAAGCCGAAAGGCTTATCAAGAGAGgttaaaagagaaaagaaaaagatgcaGTGTTGGCAAGATaatattcccttttcttcttctttttttttttctttggcgaCAAGACAACACAAATCTTGTATATCAGAGAGCTTTATGCAAATGAGTTATGAATAGAAATCATGATTTACTGCTAGTTAAGATGAGTTGAAAGGAAAAAGAAGAGCATAAAAATTAAAGTTCATTCTGCTCATGAAATCTGTTAGTACGAGCAAGAAGAGAGTAACACAATAGAACATGTTAAGTGAAGTTGACATGCTAGTTTACAAGATCAGACATACCTTAACGGGATTGTACTTGTAGAAAATTGGAGAGGCAGGACATGCAAGATGATAAATCTTATCAACTTCAACCAACAAGGGCTCGGTCACATCTACAAATGACAAAAGAATAACAAAAACAGATATGCTTCTGATAATACAGTTATATGAAACAACATATGAAAAGAAACCGGAAATAAAATCTACTAATCATGTTCATATTATAAGTTGGTAGTCTTTGATTTCATTAAATGAACAGTTACTTTTACATAAAGATAAATTTTTTCTTGCATATTGAACCACGGTCAAGCCTGTATGCGCTAGACCAAATCTTGAATATTCAGCAAGTAGTCCAAATATTAGCTAACTAGTATATGAATGAATAAAAGATGAGAGTATACCATGGCGCCTAAGCTCAAATCTGGGATGACCAATCCATTTTTTAAGATTATCCTTCGAACCAGTGAAAAAGTTGTCCACAACAATAACCTGCACAGTCATAAAGAAAAAGTTTCTCACTGCTTAATAAGATGGATACATAAGCGCATTCACTCGGAAGACTCATGAAAACAACATAAGTATTTACTTACACATAAGCCTATGAGGCGCTAATGAATAGATAATAGGATTATAAAATCTTTTTGGCAAGGCAACACAAAAAACTAACAGAAGAATTTCTTTTCATCAAGAGGGACCGAACAAGCTAGATCAACAAGTTACCTCATTCTTCTCATTCTCCATCAATTTGTCGACTAGGTGCGAACCAATAAATCCAGCTCCTCCAGTAACCAAAATTCTCATGTTAGGCTGCAACCGGGAATAAAAAGTATTAGCAAACAGGGAATGAAAGTTAGAATTTAGAAGTAGGTTGAGCAGGCCAAACATAGCATATGTGGCTTTACTAAGGAAGGTTAGTGTTTGCATGATCAAAACCCTTACTGTGACTCCAGTAAAGCACATTGACCTGGGGCGGAGCTAGGTAGGCACATTTGATCCGAACCCCCTCGgtgaaaaattacattgtatatacaaggttaagattattttttatgtatatatagtagatattcaACACCCTTGGCTTCTTCATGTGTTTACTTCATGTTTTTTAACCCTTCCCTAGGTGAAATTCCTGACTCCGCCACTGACATTGACTATCATGTGTAATCCACTATCGCTATGTGAGTGCCAACTCGTTAACTACATTTTCATCAGAAGTTTCAGCAGAAAAGAAGCTGCACAACTAAAATCAGGCCAAAAACAGCTTTAACTCCCAAAACAGAATCACCAAATACAGAAAGCAAATGTCagtttcctatctctagctcaagaaCACTGATCTTTTGTTTTAGTAGATAACCTGATATCAAATCCACACTTGTTGCTTTATTGATTCATAACTAATCAAATTTCCACATAAATATCGACTCATGATTTTGAGACTAAAATAGTGGTTTCATTGGTGAGGCTGGCCCTGCATTGATGAGTGAGACCATATGGTCCACAACACCAGGGCGGAGGAAGAGTATCGATTATGGGTTCGGCTGAACAAGGTAGCTTTGGTTCAAACTTTATATTTGCCTTAAAAATTTAttgaatatgtacaaattattaactTAGAATACAGTAACTTAAAAAATATTAGAATCCATAgtccataaacttcaaatcctggctATACTTATGATAATACACATATAAAAAACAATTAAATGAACAATTTTTTTGTCAAGCCTAAGACAACTGAAATCAGTATATTCAACACATAGCGTAAACATATATATGTGAAAAGCTACAAACTTTTCATACGAATATAAAATTCTGAACACATAATCTCGAAAGGTGCAATGTATTCAATGCCAAGAATTTAAAGATTGAACTCATCAAGTTTAAATTTTGGATCCGCCTCCCTAGTAAAAAATTAACTTGAAAGAACATTGAGAAACCCAATGGGATATATGAAAAATACTGAAATCTCAACGGATATTAAATTTTGAACCCATAAGATCAGAAGTGCAATGTATTCAATGGTAACAACTTAATGGTTGAACTCATCGAGTTTAAATTCTGGATTCGCCTATCGATATTACCTGAAAGAACTTTGAGAAGCGCAACGGGGACGGGGCTGGAGGCGGCTTAGTTGTTGTTTGATGATCTCCATTAGCAAAATTCTTTGCCATTGCTCAAATCTCTCACCAAATCCTGCAAATCATAAATTCACCAATTAATGAGTACTATATAAATTAGCACCACCAACATACATAAACCCAAAAACAGAGTACTAATATTAGATCTATAACATATCAAAACCTTCTTAATCAATTACTCTAACATTAATCTCAATCAAAAACAATAAAAAGACACAAACTTTGATCCAAGAAAATCATATTATATGCCAATTCATCAATCTCTAATCATAAACAAACCtgataaaaaaaatcttttttttgctATGTAAGTTCTGTGACATAGGCATGCAAAGAGATGATATAtacatcacacacacacataaacacaaaacataaaaaagaaaaacaatttaCTTACTTACCAAACTTGCCAACAAGAATTTGCTGGCAACAAAATAAATGTTCTTAAACTAAATAAAGAATATAATAAAGTTGAAAAGGAACACAAATAAGAATGCTTATAATTGACGAAACGTAAAGGTGAGAGAATCAAAGTACAGTTCTATGCACCAACCTTATAGTAAAATATTTACTTGTTCACTGTTTAGATCTTCACTAAGtcaaagcaaaaaataaaaataaatattttggactTATATAGTTACTGCCTTGGTTAAAGAATCATCAAGGGTATTGCTAATCTCCAAGAATTAAGTAATTAATGCGATATAATATTGGAAGATAATTT
The sequence above is a segment of the Lycium barbarum isolate Lr01 chromosome 6, ASM1917538v2, whole genome shotgun sequence genome. Coding sequences within it:
- the LOC132643540 gene encoding UDP-glucuronic acid decarboxylase 5, whose product is MAKNFANGDHQTTTKPPPAPSPLRFSKFFQPNMRILVTGGAGFIGSHLVDKLMENEKNEVIVVDNFFTGSKDNLKKWIGHPRFELRRHDVTEPLLVEVDKIYHLACPASPIFYKYNPVKTIKTNVIGTLNMLGLAKRTGARILLTSTSEVYGDPLVHPQPESYWGNVNPIGVRSCYDEGKRVAETLMFDYHRQHGIEIRIARIFNTYGPRMNIDDGRVVSNFIAQALRDEPLTVQAPGTQTRSFCYVSDMVNGLIRLMEGENTGPINIGNPGEFTMIELAELVKELISPKVEIKMVENTPDDPRQRKPDITKAKELLGWEPKVKLRDGLPLMEEDFRLRLGVSKKI